The following coding sequences lie in one Mucilaginibacter sp. KACC 22773 genomic window:
- a CDS encoding protease inhibitor I42 family protein: MKLIYNFTCIIACMAIMACHKDKNMGDKGTVKQLTAADAGSKASVTIGQTISLTLGNPGDGGYQFNNPKYNTSVLTLVSHQEHVGVHPGLIGDFGKDIWTFTAKGSGTTTLEVTAHRASTETISMFTNQIVVK; this comes from the coding sequence ATGAAATTAATTTACAACTTTACATGTATCATAGCTTGTATGGCTATAATGGCTTGCCATAAGGATAAAAACATGGGAGATAAAGGTACTGTTAAGCAACTAACTGCGGCCGATGCCGGCAGCAAAGCCTCGGTTACCATAGGGCAAACCATTTCGTTAACCTTAGGAAACCCCGGCGATGGTGGCTACCAGTTTAACAATCCCAAGTACAACACTTCGGTATTAACGTTGGTGAGCCATCAGGAACATGTAGGTGTACACCCGGGCCTAATAGGCGATTTTGGTAAGGATATTTGGACGTTTACCGCAAAAGGAAGCGGCACAACTACGCTCGAAGTAACCGCCCACCGTGCCAGTACCGAGACTATATCAATGTTTACTAACCAGATCGTCGTAAAATAA
- a CDS encoding LLM class flavin-dependent oxidoreductase — MEIGIDSFASAMYGSNELSGVDAMEQLLNRIAFADEVGLDVFGIGEHHKKEFLDSATAVILAAAATRTKRIKLTSAVTVLSAADPVRVYQSFATLDLISKGRAEMVVGRGSSIEAYPLFGFSLNDYDALFKEKLDLLLKVRDSEFVTWSGRFRAPLADLPVYPRALQPKLPVWLGVGGTPESFARAGTLGLPLMVAIIGGETHRFRPLVDHYREAGRRAGFSPEQLKVGLHSPGYVAATNEEAIADYYPGYAELWTKLGRERGWPPVTKAQFDSLAAPKGVLVLGGPEQVAEKLLRHSEALGGVDRFTFQMDNAGLTHAQLMSSIELIGKKVIPLVNGD, encoded by the coding sequence ATGGAAATAGGAATAGATAGCTTTGCTTCGGCGATGTACGGCAGTAACGAGTTGAGCGGCGTTGATGCGATGGAACAACTGCTTAACCGCATTGCTTTTGCTGATGAGGTGGGTTTGGACGTTTTTGGGATTGGCGAACATCATAAAAAGGAGTTCCTGGATTCGGCCACTGCGGTGATCCTGGCCGCTGCTGCCACGCGCACCAAACGGATTAAACTTACAAGCGCGGTAACTGTACTAAGCGCTGCAGACCCGGTGCGTGTGTACCAGAGCTTTGCCACGCTTGATTTGATCTCAAAAGGCCGCGCCGAAATGGTGGTTGGCCGCGGGTCGTCTATTGAGGCCTATCCTTTGTTCGGTTTCAGCCTGAACGACTATGATGCGTTATTTAAGGAGAAATTGGATTTGCTGCTTAAAGTTAGGGATAGTGAATTTGTTACCTGGTCAGGGAGGTTCCGTGCTCCCTTGGCCGATCTGCCGGTTTATCCAAGGGCTTTACAACCAAAGTTGCCGGTATGGTTGGGCGTGGGTGGTACCCCAGAGTCGTTTGCACGTGCCGGTACGCTGGGGCTGCCCTTGATGGTGGCCATTATTGGTGGCGAAACGCACAGGTTCAGGCCCCTGGTTGACCATTACCGCGAGGCCGGCCGTCGGGCAGGTTTCAGCCCTGAGCAATTAAAAGTGGGCCTGCATTCGCCAGGTTATGTAGCGGCAACCAACGAGGAAGCGATTGCCGACTATTACCCCGGCTATGCAGAGCTTTGGACTAAGCTGGGCCGCGAACGCGGATGGCCGCCGGTAACCAAAGCGCAATTTGATAGCCTGGCAGCGCCAAAAGGTGTCTTAGTATTAGGCGGTCCGGAACAGGTAGCCGAAAAGCTGCTGCGCCACAGCGAAGCATTGGGCGGGGTAGACAGGTTTACCTTCCAAATGGATAATGCCGGGTTAACACATGCACAGTTAATGAGCTCTATCGAACTGATTGGCAAAAAGGTTATTCCGCTGGTTAATGGCGATTAG
- a CDS encoding TonB-dependent receptor, with product MKKIYLAIILLLAVKLLHAQVTSKSISVNFQQADIDQFAGDLEAKTGYRFYYDRTQFDSLKITLQVNNQPLEEVLRQAFHNSAFQYAIVASKMQVFLTLGKEIRTQPAEGYFNVKPGQSKPVTPSPLIDFTTAPVKKTVIESTIENKLYEIGIKSNELKPGKAALSGYVKSAKSGVPIAGASIYVSNTSIGVTTDQFGYFTLALPRGKHLLIVKGIGMKDARRQIMLYTDGQLNIELQDQVTTLKEVKISADKVANVRSTEMAVSRLDIKSIKQVPAVFGEADVLRIVLTLPGVQTVGEATTGFNVRGGAADQNLILLDDKTIYNPAHFFGFFSAFNPDIVKGIELYKSTIPEKFGGRLSSVLEVTDREGNKKNFTGSAGIGLLTSRLNVEGPIVKDKTSFIFGGRTSYSDWLLKLLPEEYKHSHASFYDFNLDLSHQVNKDNNIYITTYLSNDNFRLNSDTTYNYSNKNANIKWKHNFSSKLYSLLSLGYDGYKYDIASTANPVNAYKLKFGINQTNFKADFTYYLNRNNTLNFGLSSIYYKLNPGSETPNSSSSLIIPDKVADEQALESALYLGDKIDITPDFTISAGIRYSLFNYLGAQTARNYAPGLPRTPQNVVDSTNYGGGKIIKTYSRPEIRVSARYNIQDDLSLKAGYNTLAQYIHQLSNTTAISPIDIYKLSDPNIKPQYGSQVSFGIFKNAQQNTIETSVEVYYKHIDNYLDYKSGAKLVMSHAIEQEVLNTQGKAYGVELSVRKTTGKLNGWVNYTYSRTFLKQDDAIAGQLINGGAYYPANYDKPHSFNFTGNYRITHRYSVSLDVTYSTGRPITLPIAKYYSNGAERVFYSGRNEYRIPDYFRSDFSINIDGNHKIHQTFHNSWTVGVYNLTGRQNAYSTFFQQQGGVINSYQLSIFARPIPFINYNIRF from the coding sequence ATGAAAAAAATTTACCTGGCTATTATTCTTTTATTGGCGGTTAAACTATTGCATGCACAGGTTACTTCAAAAAGCATCAGTGTTAATTTTCAACAGGCCGATATTGATCAGTTTGCCGGCGACCTTGAGGCTAAAACAGGTTACCGGTTTTATTACGACCGTACCCAGTTTGATAGCTTGAAAATAACGCTACAGGTAAATAACCAGCCGCTGGAAGAGGTGCTTAGGCAGGCTTTTCATAACTCTGCCTTTCAATATGCTATAGTTGCATCAAAAATGCAGGTTTTTTTAACCCTTGGTAAAGAGATCCGTACGCAGCCGGCCGAAGGTTATTTTAATGTAAAACCGGGGCAAAGCAAGCCGGTTACGCCATCGCCTTTAATTGATTTTACAACGGCGCCCGTTAAAAAAACGGTAATTGAATCAACCATCGAAAACAAACTGTATGAGATTGGTATAAAAAGCAACGAGTTAAAACCCGGCAAAGCAGCTTTATCAGGCTATGTAAAAAGTGCCAAATCGGGCGTGCCTATTGCAGGCGCAAGTATTTATGTAAGCAATACCAGCATTGGGGTTACAACAGACCAGTTTGGTTATTTTACACTGGCGCTGCCGCGCGGCAAACATTTGCTGATAGTTAAAGGGATAGGGATGAAAGATGCGCGCCGACAAATTATGCTTTATACCGATGGTCAATTGAATATTGAACTTCAGGACCAGGTTACCACGTTAAAAGAAGTAAAAATATCGGCAGATAAAGTGGCTAATGTACGCAGTACCGAAATGGCTGTAAGCAGGCTGGATATTAAAAGTATAAAACAGGTGCCCGCTGTTTTTGGCGAGGCCGATGTTTTGCGCATTGTATTAACCTTGCCCGGTGTACAAACTGTTGGCGAAGCCACAACCGGGTTTAACGTAAGAGGGGGCGCTGCGGATCAAAACCTGATACTGCTTGATGATAAAACGATTTATAACCCCGCCCATTTTTTTGGTTTCTTCTCGGCCTTTAACCCCGATATTGTAAAAGGGATTGAGTTGTACAAAAGTACCATCCCCGAAAAATTTGGCGGGCGTTTATCATCGGTATTGGAAGTTACCGACCGTGAGGGCAATAAAAAGAACTTTACAGGTTCGGCAGGTATAGGCCTGCTTACCAGCAGGCTTAATGTTGAGGGGCCTATTGTGAAGGATAAAACGTCGTTCATTTTTGGCGGCCGTACCAGCTATTCAGATTGGTTATTAAAATTATTACCAGAGGAATACAAACACAGCCATGCGTCGTTTTATGATTTTAACCTCGATTTAAGTCACCAGGTTAATAAGGATAATAACATTTATATTACTACCTATTTAAGCAACGACAATTTCAGGTTAAACAGCGATACCACTTATAACTACAGCAACAAGAACGCCAACATTAAATGGAAGCATAATTTTAGCAGTAAGTTATATAGCTTGTTAAGCCTTGGTTACGATGGTTATAAATATGATATTGCCAGTACGGCAAACCCTGTTAATGCCTACAAACTTAAATTTGGCATTAACCAAACCAATTTTAAAGCCGATTTTACCTACTACCTTAACCGCAACAATACCCTTAATTTTGGTTTAAGTTCTATTTATTATAAGCTAAACCCGGGGAGCGAGACGCCTAATAGCTCATCCTCGTTAATAATACCCGATAAGGTAGCGGATGAGCAGGCCCTGGAAAGCGCCTTATACCTGGGCGATAAAATTGATATTACGCCCGATTTTACTATCAGCGCAGGTATCAGGTATTCGCTGTTTAACTACCTTGGCGCGCAAACTGCACGTAATTATGCGCCCGGATTACCGCGTACCCCGCAGAACGTTGTTGATAGCACCAACTATGGCGGCGGCAAAATAATAAAAACATATTCCCGACCCGAAATCAGGGTTTCTGCCCGTTACAATATCCAGGATGACTTGTCATTAAAGGCCGGTTATAATACGCTTGCGCAGTATATTCACCAGCTTTCAAACACCACGGCTATATCGCCGATTGATATTTACAAGCTGAGCGACCCCAACATCAAACCACAGTATGGCAGCCAGGTATCTTTTGGTATATTTAAAAACGCGCAACAAAACACCATCGAAACTTCGGTAGAGGTTTATTACAAACACATCGATAATTACCTGGATTATAAAAGCGGGGCAAAACTGGTAATGAGCCATGCCATTGAGCAGGAAGTTTTAAATACCCAGGGCAAGGCCTATGGTGTTGAGTTATCTGTTCGTAAAACTACCGGCAAGTTAAACGGCTGGGTTAATTATACTTACTCGCGCACATTTTTAAAGCAGGACGATGCCATTGCCGGCCAACTGATAAACGGCGGGGCATACTACCCGGCCAATTACGATAAACCACACAGCTTTAATTTTACCGGTAATTACCGCATAACGCACCGTTACAGTGTTTCGCTGGATGTTACCTATAGTACCGGCCGACCCATAACATTACCCATTGCCAAATATTATTCAAATGGAGCCGAGCGTGTATTTTACTCCGGACGGAACGAATACAGAATTCCGGACTATTTCAGGTCCGATTTTTCTATCAATATAGATGGTAACCATAAAATACACCAAACCTTCCATAATTCATGGACGGTAGGGGTGTACAATTTAACAGGAAGGCAAAATGCATATTCAACATTTTTTCAGCAACAGGGCGGGGTAATTAACTCGTACCAGCTATCCATTTTTGCCAGGCCGATACCGTTTATAAATTATAATATAAGGTTTTAA